One region of Streptomyces davaonensis JCM 4913 genomic DNA includes:
- a CDS encoding Rv1733c family protein — protein sequence MRAISGLWRWRHNPLRRATDLAEAWVAFSALLLILVLAPVTGAAVGAFAQSALQESVREQRASRHLVTATVTEALGDSPLNSDPETAATGREVRTRVLADWTAPDGTPRHGPVTARIEDPRPGDHFTIWTDRQGRVAARPLDSTTATTHAVLAGFGAALLSIGMIESARRLIVWRMVRRRYARWDQAWDRAGPDWGRTGTGS from the coding sequence GTGCGAGCGATCAGCGGGCTCTGGCGCTGGCGGCACAACCCGCTGCGCCGGGCGACCGATCTGGCCGAAGCATGGGTGGCGTTCTCCGCCCTGCTGCTCATCCTCGTCCTGGCCCCCGTGACGGGAGCGGCAGTCGGCGCCTTCGCGCAGAGCGCGCTCCAGGAGTCCGTCCGCGAACAGCGCGCCTCCCGCCACCTCGTGACCGCGACCGTGACCGAGGCCCTCGGCGACTCCCCGCTCAACTCCGACCCGGAGACCGCCGCCACCGGCCGCGAGGTCCGCACCCGCGTGCTGGCCGACTGGACCGCCCCGGACGGCACCCCGCGCCACGGCCCGGTCACCGCACGGATCGAGGACCCCCGACCCGGGGACCACTTCACGATCTGGACGGACCGTCAGGGCCGCGTCGCCGCCCGCCCACTGGACTCCACGACCGCCACCACCCATGCCGTGCTGGCCGGATTCGGCGCTGCCCTGCTGTCGATCGGCATGATCGAATCGGCCAGAAGACTGATCGTCTGGCGCATGGTCCGTCGCCGGTACGCCCGTTGGGACCAGGCATGGGACCGGGCCGGACCGGACTGGGGCCGGACCGGGACCGGCAGCTGA
- a CDS encoding MOSC domain-containing protein — protein sequence MGNAQLRSIHVHPVKAFRGLAPREAVVEPWGLAGDRRWMLIDDGGKVVTQRRQPRLALAAAELPPGGGLRLSAPGMKPVTVPVPKPVATVPVELFRDKVEAVPAEDAAVHAWCSAYLGAPVRLVHLDDPATRRPVDPEFALPGETVSFADGYPLLLTSTASLDALNSLIAAGDHADEGPLPMNRFRPNAVVDGTDAWAEDGWSRLAIGEVTFRVARMCGRCVVTTTDQGTAGRGKEPLLSLGRHRRIDGRLVFGQNLVPLTGGTIRVGDPVRVLG from the coding sequence ATGGGGAATGCTCAGCTGCGCTCGATACACGTTCATCCGGTCAAGGCGTTCCGGGGCCTCGCGCCCCGGGAAGCCGTCGTGGAGCCCTGGGGGCTGGCCGGTGATCGTCGCTGGATGCTGATCGACGACGGGGGAAAGGTCGTCACGCAACGCCGGCAACCTCGCCTTGCCCTGGCCGCCGCCGAGCTTCCGCCCGGCGGCGGCCTTCGGCTGTCCGCACCCGGAATGAAGCCGGTGACCGTCCCGGTGCCGAAGCCGGTCGCGACCGTCCCGGTGGAGCTGTTCCGCGACAAGGTCGAGGCCGTCCCCGCCGAGGACGCCGCCGTGCACGCCTGGTGCAGCGCCTATCTCGGCGCCCCGGTGCGGCTGGTGCACCTGGACGACCCGGCCACCCGCCGGCCCGTCGACCCGGAGTTCGCGCTCCCCGGTGAGACCGTCAGCTTCGCCGACGGCTACCCGCTGCTGCTCACCTCGACCGCCTCGCTGGACGCCCTCAACTCGCTGATCGCCGCGGGCGATCACGCGGACGAGGGCCCGCTGCCGATGAACCGCTTCCGGCCGAATGCCGTCGTCGACGGCACCGACGCCTGGGCCGAGGACGGCTGGTCGCGCCTGGCCATCGGCGAAGTCACCTTCCGGGTCGCCAGGATGTGCGGGCGGTGCGTGGTGACCACCACCGACCAGGGCACCGCCGGGCGGGGCAAGGAGCCCCTGCTCTCCCTCGGCCGACACCGGCGCATCGACGGCAGACTCGTCTTCGGGCAGAACCTGGTGCCGCTGACCGGCGGCACGATCCGGGTCGGCGATCCGGTGAGGGTCCTGGGGTAA
- a CDS encoding DUF6643 family protein yields the protein MTSPRSTYGGGYYSASFPDTPIYDSLVAERGTPQIAPIRVPAAYDTPGSNLPALPSALPALPAGPSQPSYGYPQAQQPAPLQQAPAAYIPQQAAAPRGYPGPQPQQPRPAAPMGYEAMRPAAPRPAAPSYQDPYNNQQYRGY from the coding sequence ATGACCTCCCCCCGCTCCACCTATGGCGGCGGCTACTACTCCGCCTCCTTCCCGGACACCCCGATCTACGACTCGCTCGTGGCCGAGCGGGGCACCCCGCAGATCGCCCCGATCCGGGTCCCCGCGGCCTACGACACCCCGGGCAGCAACCTGCCCGCGCTGCCGTCGGCGCTCCCGGCCCTCCCCGCCGGACCTTCCCAGCCCTCCTACGGCTACCCGCAGGCGCAGCAGCCCGCACCGCTGCAACAGGCCCCGGCGGCGTACATCCCGCAGCAGGCGGCAGCGCCTCGCGGTTACCCCGGTCCGCAGCCCCAGCAGCCGCGCCCCGCGGCGCCCATGGGCTACGAGGCGATGCGTCCCGCGGCGCCCCGGCCCGCGGCCCCGTCCTACCAGGACCCGTACAACAACCAGCAGTACCGCGGCTACTGA
- a CDS encoding TerD family protein — protein sequence MPKGSNVPVPTTALRVELGWRSGPGVPDADASALLLVGGKVRSDADFVFYNQPVHSSNAVRHEGKRDVGGRVTDTLLVDLARVEPAIETVILAASSDGGSFGRVPDLAIEVKDAAQGASVARFDSTGATVETAFVLGEFYRRQGAWKFRAVGQGYSSGLEGLATDYGITVDEPQQPAPAPVAPTPTMPQVPVAPAATMPPPPAVPPTAPPPPSTAPVSLSKVTLTKAAPAVSLTKQGGTSGALRVNLNWEVRKQFSGWASKLGRPVAMHNDLDLDLCALYELVDGSKGVVQALGNAFGALHQPPFILLDGDDRTGAVASGENLTVNLDFQQAFRRILVFVTIYEGARSFADLHATVTLTPQFGAPVDFSLDECTVPSTVCALALITNTGSDLVVQREARYLVPERGVSPQRTVDYAYGWGMNWTPGRK from the coding sequence ATGCCGAAAGGGTCGAATGTTCCGGTGCCGACGACGGCACTTCGCGTCGAATTGGGGTGGCGTTCCGGGCCGGGCGTGCCCGACGCCGACGCCTCGGCCCTGCTGCTGGTCGGCGGGAAGGTCCGCTCCGACGCGGACTTCGTCTTCTACAACCAGCCGGTGCACTCCTCGAACGCGGTCCGGCACGAGGGCAAGCGGGACGTCGGCGGCCGGGTGACCGACACTCTCCTGGTCGACCTCGCACGCGTGGAGCCCGCGATCGAGACCGTCATCCTCGCCGCCTCCTCGGACGGCGGCTCCTTCGGTCGGGTCCCCGACCTGGCCATCGAGGTCAAGGACGCGGCCCAGGGCGCCTCGGTCGCCCGCTTCGACAGCACCGGCGCCACCGTCGAAACCGCCTTCGTGCTGGGCGAGTTCTACCGCCGCCAGGGCGCCTGGAAGTTCCGGGCCGTCGGCCAGGGCTACAGCAGCGGCCTGGAGGGCCTGGCCACCGACTACGGCATCACGGTGGACGAGCCCCAGCAGCCCGCACCGGCGCCCGTCGCTCCGACACCGACGATGCCGCAGGTGCCCGTCGCCCCGGCGGCCACCATGCCGCCCCCGCCCGCGGTGCCCCCCACCGCTCCGCCCCCGCCGTCGACGGCCCCGGTCAGCCTCAGCAAGGTGACGCTCACCAAGGCCGCCCCGGCGGTCTCGCTGACCAAGCAGGGCGGCACCTCCGGCGCCCTGCGCGTGAACCTCAACTGGGAGGTGCGCAAGCAGTTCTCGGGCTGGGCGAGCAAGCTGGGCCGCCCGGTGGCCATGCACAACGACCTCGACCTCGATCTGTGCGCCCTGTACGAGCTCGTCGACGGCAGCAAGGGCGTCGTCCAGGCGCTCGGCAACGCCTTCGGCGCGCTGCATCAGCCGCCGTTCATCCTGCTCGACGGCGACGACCGCACCGGTGCCGTGGCCAGCGGCGAGAACCTCACCGTCAACCTCGACTTCCAGCAGGCCTTCCGGCGCATCCTGGTCTTCGTCACCATCTACGAGGGCGCCCGCTCCTTCGCCGACCTGCACGCCACGGTCACCCTCACCCCGCAGTTCGGCGCCCCGGTCGACTTCTCGCTCGACGAGTGCACGGTCCCCTCGACGGTGTGCGCGCTGGCCCTGATCACCAACACCGGCAGTGACCTCGTCGTCCAGCGCGAGGCCCGCTATCTGGTGCCCGAACGCGGGGTGAGCCCGCAGCGGACGGTCGATTACGCGTACGGCTGGGGCATGAACTGGACGCCCGGCCGCAAGTAG
- a CDS encoding glycosyltransferase, with the protein MGQTARVSTFAWIAVGSLAAWLWLLLCQGFFWRTDVRLPARREPRAWPSVCVVVPARDEAAVLPESLPSLLTQDYPGRAEVFLVDDDSSDGTGDLARELAARYGGLPLTVRSPGEPPAGWTGKLWAVRHGIDLARAREPEYLLLTDADIAHAPDSLRQLVAAAGTGGFDAVSLMARLRVESPWERLVVPAFVYFFAQLYPFRRIGKKGTRTAAAAGGCVLLRADAAERARIPDAIRHAVIDDVALARAVKGGGGHIWLGLADRVDSVRPYPKLHDLWRMVSRSAYAQLRHNPLLLAGTVAGLALVYLVPPVALIAGTAAGDPATAVTGGLAWLVMAGTYLPMLRYYRQPLWLAPLLPFTAFLYLLMTVDSAVQHYRGRGAAWKGRTYTRPDAVPDEG; encoded by the coding sequence GTGGGGCAGACTGCGCGAGTGAGCACCTTCGCGTGGATCGCCGTCGGATCACTCGCCGCCTGGCTGTGGCTGCTGCTCTGTCAGGGCTTCTTCTGGCGCACGGACGTCCGGCTGCCCGCCCGCCGCGAACCCCGCGCGTGGCCGTCGGTCTGCGTGGTCGTCCCGGCCCGCGACGAGGCGGCGGTCCTGCCCGAGAGCCTGCCCTCGCTGCTGACGCAGGACTATCCGGGGCGGGCCGAGGTCTTCCTGGTCGACGACGACAGCTCCGACGGCACCGGTGACCTGGCGCGCGAACTCGCCGCACGATACGGCGGCCTCCCGCTGACCGTGCGCTCGCCCGGTGAACCGCCCGCGGGCTGGACCGGCAAGCTGTGGGCGGTGCGGCACGGCATCGACCTGGCACGCGCGCGTGAGCCGGAGTACCTGCTGCTCACCGACGCCGACATCGCCCATGCGCCGGACAGCCTCCGACAGCTCGTGGCCGCGGCCGGCACCGGGGGCTTCGACGCCGTCTCGCTGATGGCGCGGCTGCGGGTGGAGAGCCCGTGGGAGCGGCTGGTCGTGCCGGCCTTCGTCTACTTCTTCGCGCAGCTGTATCCGTTCCGCCGCATCGGTAAGAAGGGGACACGCACGGCGGCAGCGGCGGGCGGCTGTGTCCTGCTGCGCGCGGACGCGGCCGAGCGGGCCCGGATCCCGGACGCGATCCGGCATGCCGTCATCGACGACGTGGCGCTCGCCCGCGCGGTGAAGGGCGGCGGCGGGCACATCTGGCTGGGCCTGGCCGACCGGGTGGACAGCGTGCGGCCGTATCCGAAGCTGCACGACCTGTGGCGGATGGTCTCCCGCAGCGCCTACGCGCAACTGCGGCACAACCCGCTGCTGCTCGCCGGTACGGTCGCCGGGCTCGCCCTGGTGTACCTGGTGCCGCCGGTGGCGCTGATCGCGGGTACGGCCGCCGGGGATCCGGCGACGGCGGTCACGGGCGGTCTTGCGTGGCTGGTGATGGCCGGGACCTATCTGCCGATGCTCCGCTACTACCGCCAGCCTCTGTGGCTCGCCCCGCTGCTGCCGTTCACCGCGTTCCTCTATCTGCTGATGACGGTCGACTCCGCCGTGCAGCACTACCGGGGGCGCGGTGCGGCCTGGAAGGGCCGCACCTACACACGTCCGGACGCGGTGCCCGACGAGGGCTGA
- a CDS encoding glutamate racemase, with product MKIALMDSGIGLLAATAAVRRLRPDADLVLSLDPDGMPWGPRTPEDLTRRAVAVAEAAAAHRPDALIVGCNTATVHALPALRACLEPAIPVIGTVPAIKPAAAGGGPVAIWATPATTGSAYQRGLIEDHADGVRVTEVPCHGLAEAVEHADETAIIAAVAAAAALTPDDVTTVVLGCTHYELVAERIRAAVQRPGLPPLVLHGSAGAVAAQALRRIGEQPAPGADAEGTLTVLLSGRAGTLPEPALTYAEGRLLEAVTPAG from the coding sequence GTGAAGATCGCGCTGATGGACTCCGGAATCGGCTTGCTCGCGGCCACCGCCGCGGTACGACGGCTGCGGCCCGACGCAGATCTCGTCCTCTCCCTCGACCCGGACGGCATGCCCTGGGGGCCGCGCACGCCCGAGGACCTCACCCGTCGTGCCGTCGCCGTCGCCGAGGCCGCCGCGGCCCACCGGCCCGACGCCCTGATCGTCGGCTGCAACACCGCGACCGTGCACGCCCTGCCCGCCCTGCGGGCCTGTCTGGAACCGGCCATCCCGGTGATCGGCACGGTCCCCGCGATCAAGCCCGCGGCAGCCGGCGGCGGACCCGTCGCGATCTGGGCCACGCCCGCCACCACCGGCAGCGCCTACCAGCGCGGCCTCATCGAGGACCACGCGGACGGCGTGCGGGTCACCGAGGTGCCCTGCCACGGGCTCGCCGAGGCCGTGGAGCACGCCGACGAGACGGCGATCATCGCCGCCGTGGCCGCTGCCGCCGCCCTGACCCCCGACGACGTGACCACCGTCGTCCTCGGCTGCACCCACTACGAACTGGTCGCCGAGCGCATCCGCGCCGCCGTGCAGCGCCCCGGACTCCCGCCGCTCGTCCTGCACGGCTCCGCCGGAGCGGTCGCCGCCCAGGCGCTGCGCCGGATCGGCGAGCAGCCCGCACCCGGCGCGGACGCGGAAGGCACCCTCACGGTGCTGCTCAGCGGACGCGCGGGCACCCTGCCCGAGCCCGCCCTGACCTACGCCGAGGGGCGGCTCCTCGAGGCGGTCACCCCCGCCGGGTGA
- a CDS encoding O-antigen ligase family protein — translation MVLGACASWALVTATVQDGRPEGVLLAILAVAAGYAAGRIGGALLPVAAPGAAALAGVALAVTLPRLGPDPDIVPPLGQAGATAALLTLSAGAACCAAWAAKAPGLRLALRLLAAGIAVTSAGLGSTTGLVACSAVLLCSLAAGKMPHRGLGIAGLALTTALVTGLTWAVAGRAVPDGLSASLEGQLTGHRLDLWHDALTLAQQDAALGVGPGRFGELSTTATSTLLSDGKPHSAPLQQAAEQGVVGVVLLAAAFCWVLFALWRAPRPTPVVLTAGAALTGLAAIASVGNALSFTTVSVGAGLLAGLATARPMPETSPSAASAARRTT, via the coding sequence GTGGTCCTCGGCGCCTGCGCCTCCTGGGCCCTGGTCACGGCCACCGTGCAGGACGGCCGTCCCGAGGGTGTACTGCTCGCCATCCTGGCCGTGGCCGCCGGTTATGCGGCGGGCCGGATCGGCGGAGCGCTGCTGCCGGTCGCCGCGCCAGGTGCCGCGGCGCTCGCCGGAGTGGCCCTGGCGGTCACCCTCCCCCGGCTCGGCCCGGACCCCGACATCGTCCCGCCGCTCGGGCAGGCCGGTGCCACGGCCGCCCTGCTGACCCTCTCCGCGGGCGCCGCGTGCTGCGCCGCCTGGGCCGCCAAGGCGCCCGGCCTGCGACTCGCCCTGCGCCTGCTGGCCGCCGGGATCGCGGTGACCTCGGCCGGCCTCGGCTCCACCACGGGTCTCGTCGCCTGTTCCGCCGTACTGCTGTGCTCCCTCGCCGCAGGAAAGATGCCCCACCGGGGCCTGGGCATCGCCGGGCTGGCCCTGACCACGGCCCTGGTGACGGGTCTGACCTGGGCCGTCGCCGGGCGAGCGGTGCCGGACGGACTCTCCGCCTCACTGGAGGGCCAGCTCACCGGGCACCGCCTCGACCTGTGGCACGACGCCCTGACCCTCGCGCAACAGGACGCCGCCCTGGGCGTGGGCCCCGGACGCTTCGGGGAGCTGAGCACCACGGCGACCAGCACCCTGCTCTCCGACGGCAAACCGCACTCCGCGCCCTTGCAGCAGGCCGCCGAACAGGGCGTCGTCGGGGTGGTGCTGCTGGCCGCGGCGTTCTGCTGGGTGCTCTTCGCGCTCTGGCGCGCCCCGCGTCCGACGCCGGTCGTGCTCACCGCCGGGGCGGCCCTGACGGGGCTGGCGGCGATCGCGTCGGTCGGCAACGCGCTCAGCTTCACCACGGTGTCGGTGGGCGCGGGCCTCCTGGCCGGACTGGCCACGGCCCGCCCGATGCCGGAGACGTCACCCTCCGCCGCGTCGGCAGCCCGCCGGACGACCTGA
- the lnt gene encoding apolipoprotein N-acyltransferase: MTVTATSVDESDQVKPLAPAPRRVWLERLLPALAAALFGVLLYVSFPPRTLWWLALPAFAGFGWLLRGRSWKAGLGLGYLFGLGFLLPLLVWTGVEVGPGPWIALVVIEAVFVALVGAGVALVSRLPGWPVWAAALWIAGEAARARAPFSGFPWGKIAFGQADGVFLPLAATGGTPVLGFAVVLCGFGLYEVVRLAVERQRTRSVQRSAAAVALLSVAVPVAGALAARPLVSDKAENGTVTVAVIQGNVPRAGLDFNSQRRAVLDYHARETERLAAEVKAGKVDRPDFVLWPENSSDIDPFANDDAREVIDTAAKAIGAPISVGGVVERGGKLLNEQILWDPAKGPLQTYDKRQIQPFGEYLPLRSMIGAINSEWTSMVRQDFSRGSKPGVFDIDGTKVGLATCYEAAFDWAVRDTVTDGAQMISVPSNNATFDRSEMTYQQLAMSRVRAVEHSRTVTVPVTSGVSAIIMPDGTITQKTGMFVADSLVQKVPLRSSETPATKLGILPEMTLVLIAAGGLGWAIGAGARKRQDTPAR; encoded by the coding sequence GTGACCGTCACCGCAACTTCCGTGGACGAGTCGGACCAGGTGAAGCCGCTCGCGCCCGCCCCGCGCCGGGTGTGGCTCGAACGCCTGCTGCCGGCTCTCGCAGCCGCGCTCTTCGGAGTGCTGCTCTACGTCAGCTTCCCGCCGCGCACCCTGTGGTGGCTCGCGCTGCCCGCCTTCGCCGGGTTCGGCTGGCTGCTGCGCGGCCGCAGCTGGAAGGCGGGTCTCGGTCTCGGTTACCTCTTCGGTCTGGGCTTCCTGCTGCCGCTGCTGGTGTGGACCGGCGTGGAGGTGGGCCCCGGGCCGTGGATCGCGCTCGTGGTCATCGAGGCGGTCTTCGTGGCACTGGTCGGCGCGGGCGTCGCCCTGGTCTCCCGGCTGCCGGGCTGGCCCGTCTGGGCCGCCGCGCTGTGGATCGCCGGGGAGGCGGCACGCGCGCGTGCGCCGTTCAGCGGATTCCCCTGGGGCAAGATCGCCTTCGGTCAGGCCGACGGCGTCTTCCTGCCGCTCGCCGCGACGGGCGGCACCCCGGTGCTCGGCTTCGCGGTGGTCCTGTGCGGCTTCGGCCTGTACGAGGTGGTCCGGCTCGCCGTGGAGCGGCAGCGCACCCGGTCCGTGCAGCGGTCCGCCGCAGCCGTGGCCCTGCTGAGTGTCGCGGTGCCCGTCGCCGGGGCGCTGGCCGCCCGGCCGCTGGTCAGTGACAAGGCCGAGAACGGCACCGTGACCGTGGCCGTCATCCAGGGCAACGTGCCCCGCGCGGGGCTGGACTTCAACTCCCAGCGCCGGGCCGTGCTCGACTACCACGCGCGGGAAACGGAGCGGCTCGCCGCCGAGGTCAAGGCGGGCAAGGTCGACCGGCCCGACTTCGTGCTCTGGCCGGAGAACTCCTCCGACATCGACCCCTTCGCCAACGACGACGCCCGCGAGGTCATCGACACCGCGGCCAAGGCCATCGGCGCGCCGATCTCCGTCGGCGGTGTGGTGGAGCGGGGCGGCAAGCTGCTCAACGAGCAGATCCTGTGGGACCCGGCCAAGGGCCCGCTCCAGACGTACGACAAGCGGCAGATCCAGCCGTTCGGCGAGTACCTGCCGCTGCGGTCCATGATCGGGGCGATCAACTCCGAGTGGACGTCGATGGTCCGCCAGGACTTCAGCCGGGGCAGCAAGCCGGGCGTGTTCGACATCGACGGCACCAAGGTCGGCCTCGCCACCTGCTACGAGGCCGCCTTCGACTGGGCCGTGCGGGACACCGTCACCGACGGCGCGCAGATGATCTCGGTGCCGAGCAACAACGCCACCTTCGACCGCAGCGAGATGACCTACCAGCAGCTCGCCATGTCGCGGGTGCGCGCCGTCGAGCACAGCCGGACCGTCACGGTCCCGGTGACCAGCGGTGTCAGCGCGATCATCATGCCGGACGGGACGATCACCCAGAAGACCGGCATGTTCGTCGCCGACTCGCTGGTGCAGAAGGTGCCGCTGCGCTCCTCCGAGACGCCCGCCACCAAGCTCGGCATCCTGCCGGAGATGACCCTGGTGCTCATCGCCGCGGGCGGGCTGGGATGGGCGATCGGCGCCGGAGCGCGCAAGAGGCAGGACACACCGGCCCGTTAG
- a CDS encoding NUDIX hydrolase, whose amino-acid sequence MPTPDFIRTIRASAGNQLLWLPGVSAVVFDDEGRVLLGQRADNQKWAVISGIPDPGEQPAECAVREVYEETGVHCVPERIVLVKSGREVTFDNGDICQFMDVCLRCRAVGGEARVNDDESIAVGWFEVDALPPLSEYQLFRIKQALSDEPTWFQPMTSD is encoded by the coding sequence ATGCCTACTCCTGACTTCATCCGCACGATCCGGGCGTCCGCCGGGAACCAGCTCCTGTGGCTGCCCGGCGTGAGCGCCGTCGTCTTCGACGACGAGGGCAGAGTGCTCCTCGGGCAGCGCGCCGACAACCAAAAGTGGGCGGTGATCTCCGGTATCCCGGACCCGGGCGAGCAGCCCGCGGAGTGCGCCGTGCGGGAGGTGTACGAGGAGACCGGCGTGCACTGCGTGCCCGAGCGGATCGTATTGGTGAAGTCGGGGCGGGAAGTCACCTTCGACAACGGCGACATCTGCCAGTTCATGGACGTGTGCCTGCGCTGCCGGGCGGTCGGCGGTGAGGCCCGGGTCAACGACGACGAGTCGATCGCGGTCGGCTGGTTCGAGGTGGACGCGCTGCCCCCGCTGAGCGAGTACCAGCTGTTCCGGATCAAGCAGGCGCTGTCGGACGAACCCACATGGTTCCAACCCATGACAAGCGACTGA
- a CDS encoding 3-hydroxybutyrate dehydrogenase has product MTPSKALPAPPAPSLDLGGRTALVTGAAGGIGRACALRLAAAGAKVRAVDRDAEGLETLAEQCRGLAGTIEAHPLDLTDLDAAELAAAGTDVLVNNAGLQLVRPLEEFPPDVFHTVLTVMLEAPFRLIRGALPHMYGQGWGRIVNVSSVHGLRASAYKAAYVSAKHGLEGLSKTAALEGAPHGVTSNCVCPAYVRTPLVEKQVADQARAHGIPEERVLSEVMLQDMALKRLIEPDEVAEAVAYLCSPQASFVTGTSLVLDGGWTAH; this is encoded by the coding sequence ATGACCCCGTCCAAGGCCCTCCCGGCACCCCCCGCCCCCTCGCTCGATCTCGGCGGCCGTACCGCCCTTGTCACCGGCGCCGCCGGTGGCATCGGACGCGCCTGCGCGTTGCGGCTCGCGGCCGCCGGGGCCAAGGTCAGAGCGGTCGACCGGGACGCCGAGGGCCTGGAGACGCTCGCCGAGCAGTGCCGGGGCCTCGCGGGCACCATCGAGGCCCACCCCCTCGACCTCACCGACCTGGACGCCGCCGAACTGGCCGCGGCCGGCACCGACGTCCTCGTCAACAACGCCGGACTACAGCTGGTGCGGCCCCTGGAGGAGTTCCCGCCGGACGTCTTCCACACGGTGCTCACCGTCATGCTGGAGGCGCCGTTCCGGCTCATCCGAGGTGCCCTGCCCCATATGTACGGGCAGGGCTGGGGCCGGATCGTCAACGTGTCCTCCGTGCACGGCCTGCGCGCCTCCGCCTACAAGGCGGCCTACGTCTCCGCCAAGCACGGTCTGGAGGGCCTCTCCAAGACCGCCGCCCTGGAAGGTGCCCCCCACGGCGTCACCTCGAACTGTGTGTGCCCGGCCTATGTGCGCACCCCGCTGGTCGAGAAGCAGGTCGCCGACCAGGCCCGGGCGCACGGCATCCCCGAGGAGCGCGTCCTGAGCGAGGTGATGCTCCAGGACATGGCCCTCAAGCGGCTCATCGAACCGGACGAGGTCGCCGAGGCCGTTGCCTATCTGTGCAGTCCGCAGGCATCCTTCGTCACCGGTACGTCGCTCGTCCTGGACGGCGGCTGGACCGCGCACTGA